The following are encoded in a window of Francisella tularensis subsp. tularensis genomic DNA:
- a CDS encoding YoaK family protein, with protein MTKQELRNYYQLAFINGVNDAISVILLYKVFVVLMTGNIIYSIADIITNPQFSDFVRITLLFNFIISGVIVHGFIAKRTIKFRIAISLLFVLIYCFSGTFVLHINALHDNSFGFLILANIATIMSVIMNNIFYRFHSTKINLVAYTMNLLNLSHMIAEKRYHDITILSTTILSFIIGLIVGAYLTSMIYFFAILIVVPVLINLYITNHKINIQR; from the coding sequence ATGACAAAACAAGAACTAAGAAACTACTATCAGCTAGCTTTTATTAATGGAGTCAATGATGCGATTTCAGTAATTTTATTATACAAAGTATTCGTTGTATTAATGACAGGTAACATTATATATAGTATTGCTGATATTATTACAAACCCTCAATTTTCTGATTTTGTGCGAATAACTCTTCTATTTAACTTTATTATTTCTGGGGTTATTGTACATGGCTTTATAGCAAAAAGGACTATTAAATTTCGTATTGCCATATCTTTATTATTTGTTCTTATATATTGTTTTAGTGGTACTTTTGTACTACATATCAATGCTCTACATGATAATAGTTTTGGTTTTCTTATCCTTGCTAATATTGCTACTATCATGAGTGTAATAATGAATAATATATTTTATAGATTTCATTCTACAAAAATAAATTTAGTTGCTTATACCATGAATCTTCTAAATCTTTCACATATGATTGCAGAGAAGAGATATCATGATATAACAATATTAAGTACTACAATCTTAAGTTTTATTATCGGCTTAATTGTTGGGGCATACTTAACTTCTATGATTTATTTTTTTGCAATTTTAATCGTAGTCCCGGTTTTAATTAATTTGTATATCACAAATCACAAAATAAATATTCAGCGATAA
- the pyrE gene encoding orotate phosphoribosyltransferase, translated as MFIEFALKNQVLKFGEFTLKSGRISPYFFNAGLFNTGAQLATLADYYAQLIIKSDVKYDILFGPAYKGIPLVAAISTVLALKYNIDMPYAFDRKEAKDHGEGGVFVGDDMTNKKVLLIDDVMTAGTAFYESYNKLKIINAKIAGVVLSIDRQEKAKDSDISATKKISQDFNIPVLAVTNFESIFEYVKENLDETMIDKFKQYRQKYGS; from the coding sequence ATGTTTATAGAGTTTGCTCTTAAGAATCAAGTACTTAAATTTGGCGAATTTACGCTTAAGTCAGGACGTATTAGTCCATATTTCTTTAATGCTGGGCTATTTAACACAGGCGCTCAACTTGCAACGCTTGCTGATTATTATGCTCAACTGATTATCAAAAGCGATGTCAAGTACGATATCCTTTTTGGTCCAGCATATAAAGGGATTCCTCTAGTTGCAGCTATTTCTACTGTATTAGCTCTGAAGTATAATATCGATATGCCTTACGCTTTTGACCGTAAAGAAGCGAAAGATCATGGCGAAGGTGGTGTATTTGTTGGTGATGATATGACTAATAAAAAAGTATTACTCATAGATGATGTAATGACTGCAGGTACAGCCTTTTATGAATCATACAACAAGCTAAAAATTATTAATGCCAAAATAGCTGGTGTTGTACTATCGATAGATCGACAAGAAAAAGCTAAAGATAGTGATATTTCAGCAACTAAGAAAATATCTCAAGATTTCAATATTCCTGTTCTAGCAGTAACTAACTTTGAAAGTATTTTTGAGTATGTCAAAGAAAATCTTGATGAAACAATGATCGATAAATTTAAACAGTACCGTCAAAAATATGGCTCATAA
- a CDS encoding IS630 family transposase (programmed frameshift), with protein sequence MPSYSQYFRDIVINKYEEGMTEFELSKFFNIDKRTVVSWIEFYKRTGDYSSKQGVGCGRVASFTDKTLIEQYLIDHPDASALDIKEALAPDIPRSTFYDCLNRLGFSFKKKTPKYKQRKEHERLEYIEKLKEIAQNLLFYIDEMGCDNKLSILRGWSLIGEPSYGEVLAYQTQRRSIVAGYNYADKKIIAPLEYSGYTNTEIFNQWFEEHLCPSLKPKTTIVMDNASFHKSSKLIEIANKFDVQILYLPPYSPDLNPIEKVWANFKKIFRKVNNSFEKFCDAISYVFNKILSD encoded by the exons ATGCCATCATATAGCCAATATTTTAGAGACATCGTAATTAATAAATATGAAGAAGGTATGACGGAGTTCGAGCTGAGTAAGTTTTTTAACATAGATAAGCGTACAGTTGTTTCATGGATAGAGTTTTATAAAAGAACCGGAGATTATAGTTCAAAGCAAGGAGTTGGTTGTGGCAGAGTCGCTAGCTTTACCGATAAAACATTGATTGAACAGTATTTGATAGATCATCCAGATGCAAGTGCATTAGATATAAAAGAAGCATTAGCCCCTGATATTCCAAGAAGTACATTTTATGATTGTCTTAATAGACTTGGTTTTAGTTTTA AAAAAAAGACTCCAAAATATAAGCAAAGAAAAGAACATGAAAGGTTGGAGTATATAGAAAAACTAAAAGAAATAGCTCAAAACTTGTTATTTTATATAGATGAGATGGGGTGTGACAATAAGCTTTCTATCCTAAGAGGATGGTCACTAATTGGTGAGCCTAGTTATGGTGAGGTTTTAGCATATCAAACACAAAGAAGAAGTATTGTTGCTGGATATAATTATGCAGATAAAAAGATTATAGCTCCATTAGAGTACAGTGGATATACCAATACTGAAATTTTTAATCAATGGTTTGAGGAACACTTATGCCCATCATTAAAACCTAAAACTACTATAGTAATGGATAATGCTAGTTTCCATAAATCCTCTAAGCTGATTGAAATAGCCAATAAATTTGATGTACAAATATTATATCTACCTCCGTATTCTCCAGATTTAAATCCTATTGAAAAGGTTTGGGCTAACTTTAAAAAAATATTTAGAAAAGTGAATAATAGTTTTGAAAAATTTTGTGATGCTATCTCTTATGTGTTTAACAAAATACTCTCGGATTAA
- the mpl gene encoding UDP-N-acetylmuramate:L-alanyl-gamma-D-glutamyl-meso-diaminopimelate ligase, translating to MSKHIHILGICGTFMGSLAVLAKQKGYKVTGSDLNVYPPMSTYLESQGIEILQGFDCDQLDTNPDEIIIGNIMKRGMPIIEKILAEKLNYFSGPEWLYQNILKYKKVIAIAGTHGKTTTTTMTIKILEQAGLNPSFLVGGVSSDFGVSSRYTDSEYFVIEADEYNTAFFDKRSKLIHYDPSIFVINNIEFDHADIFKDIDAIFWQFHQLLRKMPSTAKIIYNAKDDNVQKIISMGCWSELVKVNSDLGISITKHTLDYSKFELCDINGNSVEVSWGLIGEHNALNAMSAYAVAKQLNISDEMVKDALESFRGVKRRLEVLSHQDNVTLYDDFAHHPTSIKLTLEAVRNKAKDAYVVALIDPRSNTMRQGDNKDNLPMSIIEADRVLLYNHSLLKWDAKEVLKNSNNVDFIADVDDFVDCVDKLLTKHQDRNIQLVMMSNGSFDGLREKLVKLLEIK from the coding sequence ATGTCAAAACATATTCATATTTTAGGTATCTGTGGTACTTTTATGGGTTCTTTAGCAGTATTAGCTAAACAAAAGGGATATAAAGTAACAGGTTCGGATCTTAATGTCTATCCACCAATGAGTACTTATCTCGAGTCTCAAGGCATAGAGATATTACAAGGATTTGATTGTGATCAACTAGATACAAATCCTGATGAAATTATTATTGGTAATATCATGAAAAGAGGTATGCCAATAATAGAAAAAATCCTCGCAGAAAAGTTAAACTATTTCTCAGGTCCAGAGTGGCTATATCAAAATATTCTTAAATATAAAAAAGTAATTGCAATAGCTGGTACACATGGTAAAACTACAACCACTACAATGACTATCAAAATACTAGAGCAGGCTGGCTTAAATCCGAGTTTTTTGGTTGGTGGTGTTAGTAGTGATTTTGGTGTTTCATCACGTTACACAGATTCTGAGTATTTTGTTATTGAAGCTGATGAATATAATACGGCTTTTTTTGATAAGCGTTCAAAATTGATTCATTATGATCCAAGTATTTTTGTGATTAACAATATTGAATTTGATCATGCTGATATTTTCAAAGACATTGATGCAATATTTTGGCAATTTCACCAATTACTTAGAAAGATGCCATCAACAGCGAAGATTATCTACAACGCTAAGGATGATAATGTACAAAAAATAATATCAATGGGATGTTGGTCAGAGTTGGTTAAAGTAAATTCTGATTTAGGTATCAGTATAACCAAGCACACACTAGATTACTCAAAGTTTGAATTATGTGATATTAATGGTAATAGTGTTGAAGTATCATGGGGCTTAATTGGTGAGCATAATGCTCTTAATGCTATGAGTGCCTATGCTGTAGCAAAGCAACTAAATATATCTGATGAAATGGTAAAAGACGCTTTAGAAAGCTTTAGAGGAGTTAAAAGACGTTTAGAAGTATTATCTCATCAAGATAATGTTACTTTATATGATGATTTTGCTCATCATCCAACCTCTATTAAGTTAACTTTAGAAGCAGTGCGTAACAAAGCTAAAGATGCTTATGTAGTAGCTCTTATTGACCCACGTTCAAATACAATGCGTCAAGGCGATAATAAAGATAATTTACCGATGTCAATTATCGAAGCTGATAGAGTATTGTTGTATAATCATAGTTTATTAAAGTGGGATGCTAAAGAAGTTCTCAAAAATAGTAATAATGTTGATTTTATAGCTGATGTTGATGATTTTGTTGATTGTGTTGATAAATTATTAACTAAGCACCAAGATAGAAATATCCAGCTTGTAATGATGAGTAATGGCTCGTTTGATGGATTAAGAGAAAAGCTAGTTAAGCTTTTGGAGATTAAATGA
- the rlmB gene encoding 23S rRNA (guanosine(2251)-2'-O)-methyltransferase RlmB gives MSSLIYGIHAVDSLVEANQAKEILVFKKSNANHKIEGIISKAESKGLKVTFIDSFKQLPGRVRKDANHQNIFAVEINDFKTYSENDIEFLVPQDKNAFILILDNVQDPHNFGACIRSAHSAGIDFIIIPKDNSAPVNATVKKVACGAAEHTKIVVVTNLARAIEKLKQLGVWIIGLAGEADDSLYSMNLVDSVAIVAGAEGSGMRQRTKAIVNPRVFC, from the coding sequence ATGAGTAGTTTAATTTATGGTATTCATGCTGTTGATAGTTTGGTAGAAGCTAATCAAGCAAAAGAAATATTGGTATTTAAGAAGTCAAATGCCAATCATAAGATCGAAGGTATTATCTCTAAAGCTGAATCAAAAGGTTTAAAAGTTACTTTTATTGATAGTTTTAAACAGCTTCCAGGGCGAGTCAGAAAAGATGCAAATCATCAAAATATCTTTGCAGTAGAGATAAATGATTTTAAAACATATTCTGAGAATGATATTGAGTTTCTAGTTCCTCAGGATAAAAATGCTTTTATTTTAATATTAGATAATGTTCAAGATCCTCATAATTTTGGTGCGTGTATACGTAGTGCACATTCTGCAGGTATTGATTTTATAATTATCCCTAAAGATAATAGCGCGCCAGTCAATGCAACGGTTAAAAAAGTTGCTTGTGGTGCTGCTGAGCATACAAAGATTGTAGTTGTTACTAATCTTGCTCGAGCAATCGAAAAACTCAAACAATTAGGAGTATGGATTATTGGTTTAGCAGGTGAGGCAGATGATAGCTTATATTCGATGAATCTAGTAGATTCTGTAGCGATAGTTGCTGGTGCAGAAGGTAGTGGTATGCGTCAGCGTACAAAAGCTATAGTTAATCCGAGAGTATTTTGTTAA